A window of the Lactuca sativa cultivar Salinas chromosome 5, Lsat_Salinas_v11, whole genome shotgun sequence genome harbors these coding sequences:
- the LOC111918659 gene encoding zinc finger protein CONSTANS-LIKE 9, with protein MGYNCDYCGEARSMVYCRSDAAYLCLSCDRNVHSANPLSKRHMRTLVCDTCNSQPAVVRCVDEKASLCQNCDWVGHNGANSSASTHSRQTLNCYSGCPSAVELSSIWSFMESCEEDMESMSIADNSQEHSENKTQDSSLPDENKSDWMGSFNIEVDNKSQDIFHQVKPLNSSQSKVSYSRTKDSEQVVDDGLYDDFTMDEVDMNIENYEELFGVGHNDPKHLFAKDGIDSLFGMRDSTKEPECSQAASVDSLMSCKTEPNACYAKQHSNLSFSSLTGGDSSGGEYQDCGASSVVPMGEPPWCTPGPGSTTIRSDAVLRYKEKKKMRKFEKRVRYATRKARADVRKRVKGRFIKAGEAYDYDPMTETRSF; from the exons ATGGGGTACAATTGTGATTACTGTGGGGAGGCAAGGTCAATGGTGTATTGTCGATCAGATGCAGCTTACTTGTGCTTATCATGTGATCGAAATGTTCACTCTGCAAATCCACTATCAAAGCGCCACATGAGAACACTTGTATGTGATACATGTAATTCACAGCCTGCGGTTGTTAGATGTGTGGATGAAAAAGCATCTCTTTGTCAGAATTGTGATTGGGTAGGTCATAATGGAGCTAATTCAAGTGCAAGTACACATAGTCGACAAACGTTAAATTGTTATTCAGGATGCCCTTCGGCTGTTGAACTTTCTTCTATTTGGTCCTTTATGGAATCTTGTGAAGAAGATATGGAATCAATGAGCATCGCTGATAACAGCCAAGAACATTCTGAAAACAAGACTCAAGATTCATCATTGCCAGATGAGAATAAGAGTGATTGGATGGGTTCTTTCAACATCGAGGTTGATAATAAGTCACAAGACATCTTTCACCAAGTAAAACCCTTGAATTCTTCTCAATCAAAG GTATCATATTCAAGGACAAAAGATTCTGAACAAGTCGTGGATGATGGGCTCTACGATGATTTCACCATGGATGAAGTTGACATGAACATCGAAAACTATGAAGAACTCTTTGGTGTAGGCCATAACGACCCAAAACATCTTTTTGCAAAAGATGGAATCGATAGCTTGTTTGGCATGAGAGACTCAACAAAG GAGCCAGAATGCAGTCAAGCAGCCTCAGTGGATTCATTAATGAGCTGCAAAACCGAACCAAATGCGTGTTATGCAAAGCAACATTCAAATCTTTCATTTTCAAGTCTAACTGGTGGTGATAGCAGTGGTGGTGAATATCAAGACTGTGGGGCCTCATCTGTGGTTCCAATGGGTGAGCCACCTTGGTGCACCCCTGGTCCAGGAAGCACTACTATCAGAAGTGATGCTGTTCTTCGTTACAAGGAAAAAAAGAAGATGCGCAA AtttgagaagagagtaaggtatgCAACACGAAAGGCGAGGGCAGATGTGAGAAAACGTGTGAAAGGTCGGTTTATTAAGGCTGGTGAGGCTTATGATTATGATCCCATGACTGAAACAAGAAGCTTCTGA